The region AGATTTGTTCAAGCTCCAGCCGCTTCTGATAGTCGGCCATGAGGTTTTCCATCGGCTTCGTCGCTTTGAACCGGCGATTGTCGAGATCGATCAGTTCGTAACGGAATGGAGTCTTTACATCATCCGGAAAATAGCCCACCAGCGAAACATACTTACCCTTCTGGCCAGGCTGAATGATCCACGAGCGACCTTCCATCACAGGTTTCGATTGAGGATCTTCCGGCCCTCCCGTCGTGACAATCAACTGAAACGCAGGGAACTTGCGGGCGAACTCTTTCGCTTCATCGACAGTCCCATTATTCAACAGAATCAGCAGATGCGGCTTCTCACCTTTGAACTGCTCAATTGCTTTACGAATCTCTTCATCGGGATCGCTGAAGGTGATGTTGTTGGCCACACCGGCCGGTGCGACATCATCTCTTCGGCTTTTCCCAAGGACTGAAACCACACAGGCTTTCACTTCGCCAATCTTGAAGGTCTTTGTACGCAGTGGAGTGCCAAGATCGGGTGATTCAAAGAAAGTGACATTCGCTCCAGAAATAGCGAGCGACTTCTGCACTTCCTCAGGATCAGCGACCTGTTGTGTCAGCAGGAAGTCGGCCCCCAGACGGAGATCCGCAGGCCCCAGGCCAATCACCTGATAGTTGAGTGATCGCAAAGCCGTCAGAATCGCTTCGTACTTGATCTGATCCTGGCGGCGGGAACGCTTGACGAATCCCCCGGCATCCAGCCCCGCGACGGGCCAACCTCTTTTGGTAAGCCGCTGGAAAAGATCGAGCCTGCGCGACATCCCACCCGATTGGGTTAATGAGCAACCGCAAGGTTCGAGATAGCCATTCGTTTCTGCCGAGAGCATGAGGACCGCTTGCGGGCGAGGCCAGTCTTCCGCCACAGGCGGTTCACTGGTATGGCTGGTGGACTGGGATGTGGCTTCTGATGATTTGGTATCCGAAGGAAGCTGCCCGGCTGGCACTTGAGCCGCCTGTGCAAGGGTCGTATTCCAGGGGATGACGGACAATACAGAGTTCTGTAACGGCAAAGAAGAGCTGGAGACAGCTTGTGTTGAAGTTCGGCTTGCCAGTTGTGCATCGCTGGGAACAAGTCGCGTGACCCACGCCCCTCCAGTGAGCAGAGTTGTCAGGCAAGCCAGTCCCAGAAGACAGGGCCAGAGCACCCGGCCCAATTTAGGTGAAGTGGACTGCGCGGGGCGATTTTGACCACCCAGAGGACAGGAAATAGCACGCTGACGACGATGACGAGGCATAGCAGACATCCCTGGCGAGGCATGCAAAAACCAGAAATCTGGTTCATCCAACGCCATTGCACAAAATTTTCGACCTTGAAACACCCCTGGTGGCAGTGCCTGTGCAGTTCTCGACAATCCAATATCAACTGTCAATTACAGCGATAGATAGCTGACAAAGAACTTGTACTCCGGGATGAGTGGATGATTCAACTTGAGAATCACTTTCTCGGATTTCTTGAACTGCCGGTCGGCAGGGAGACCAGGCAAAACCTTGACTGTCAGAAAGTATCGCTGCACCCCTTTGCCCATGTACTTGTCGTCCTTTCGCAAGGCGACTTCCACCGCATTGTGAGCGGTCTCGTAGCTTTTAAGCTCCAGATCCCCTTCCAATTCCCTCACAAAGAGCGACAACTCGGCCGTCTTCCCGTCTTTGGCCGGAAAATCGCCTAAGATCAGAGCGGTCGATTCATTGGCCCAGCCCCGTCCTATGACATCGATCGGCCCGGGGCGAGTCGCCTTGATGGTAAAGCTGACTTCCTTATGCTTTTCCAGACTGGTCTGTAAAACGACCCGGTCAGAATAGCTGCCGACCGGGACATCACCGGAAACAGTCGCCTTCAGCAGATAACCAGATTTCGCACCGCGTTCGCCCAATTGTTCTTCAGTCAGAGGCACCCAGGTGATCTGTGTGGTGGGAAGATCCGTTTTGACTTCCGTAATTTCGAACTTGTCGAACAGCGGGCTGTAGATCGAACCCGTCGCTTCCGATGGTGCTCCAATTTTCAATTGCCCCATCGCCCATTCCCCTTCGGGTTTGAGCTGCAGGCCGTTTTCCACTTTCCCGACCACCGTCAGTTCGATTCGGCGATTACCAGGATCATTAGTACGAATGACCGCATGATGCCGGAAGCTGGGATTTGCGAGCTTGATCTTCCAGTTCAAAGTGACTTCCGTCTGCTGACCGGGTGCCAGCTTACCATCACCCGCCACATTCCCCACGGTGCAACTGCAGGTGGTTTCTTCCTTACGGGCCAGGATCTCCAGCGGTGCTTCGCCTTCATTTTTAATGATAAAGACATGCGATCCTTCGTCGCCCATTTCCATTTTCCCGAAGTCGTACTCCACTTCAGGAATCACCGCTTTGGGCTGTGGCCCTTCTTTGGCCACTTTAGGGCCAATTTCAGTTTCTGGCACAGGCTGAGCCACGTTGACCGGTAACGTCGCAGTTCCACGGCCGAAAAACGCAATCGCTGCTAACGTCATCACCGTCAAAAATGCACAAACAGCCATGGCAGCAGGCTTCATAGCGATCCTCTCCAGCAATCCGGGCCTGTGTTGATCTCGTCATAAGTTTCGTTTGCAGAATATCTTCTGTAGAACCGCCCAGCTCAGCAGGCAATTTCAACACGCTTCCGCAGCGATATACGACAGTCTAATCGGAAATGCTGGAGAGAGTCACTGGACTCGCCCATTGTTCAAAGGATCTTCATCCAGCTTTTCTGCTTGCAGTCGCTTGAGTCGCTCGACAACTTCTTCAGGAAGCACACGATCCGAGTGGCCCAATTGCCGATTCAATTCATTCTGCTTCAAAGCCAGATTCGCTTCAATTGAGGCCTCTTTTCGCTTCCCTGCCAATGCCAACGCTTCCGCAGCCCCAGCCAGAAGTCGACTCGAACTGCGATATCTGCGATTCGCTTCCTCAAAAGATTCCACAGCCTTCTCGGCAAAATTTTGTCGCTCAGCAGGACTGCTCACAGCTCTTTCAAAATAGGCACGCGCCAACTGCTCATGAGGCCGGTAACTGTGAAAATCGCGTTGACTGGCAGATTTCATCCATTTTTCACCGTTCGCCCAATCCGTCGAACTTTCGGCATTCGAAAACCACGCCATGCCAGCCGTCTCGGCCAGGCTGGGAGACCACTCATCCAATTCAGCCAATTTCACCATTTCCCGTATGGCAGCACCTCGCGTCGAGGCTGGTCGAGCTGACATCTGGATGCGCCCCTGTGAGACCATCCAGACTGGCCATGCTCCCCAGATCGAAAGGACCATCACCAGCACCATCGCCCCGGGGAGTAATCGACTTCCCCACCTGAAAATCGACGAGATCAGAGCCTCGCCGAAACCAGCTTTGACAGCCTGAAATTCTCCGGGTTCTCTCATCTGTGTAACAACGGCACCTACCGGCCATGTCGATAAAGTAATCAACAGCAGCCATAATCCCAGGATGGCCGCCATGCCAAACCCACCAGCCGCCAGGAGATTCACTCCCAGAGCGAACGCCGCAGCTGGAAATGCCAGATCTCCCCAACTGTGAGCGAAGCCACGAGCATCCCGATCGGCCCTCAATTCCTGCGGGGCAGCAGGCGATTCATCGGCCGTCTCTGACTTCATCGATGAGTTCAATCGCCACCGGTCGATGATCAGATACAGCCCAGTCCAGAAGACACCAAACACAATGAGCGCATCGTCAAAGACCCCATCCAGCAGAAACCGGCCCCACCAGGCAATCGCCAGACTGCCAGCACCAGCCCACAGTGGCCAATTTGAAGGAAGGTGGATAGCTCGAGAATACTGAATGAAAAGTCTTTCCGACGAAGTTTGATCATTCACCACTGGCGACGAGTTCAATAACCCTTTCCCCAAAGCGAATAACCCAGTTCCCGCGAGCACCAGCAACCCCGCGAGCGACAAAACTCCTCCCGAACTCCACGCTTCAAGAACCATGTTATGAGGGTCAGCGATCTCTTCGCTCGAACTCGGGAGTTTGTACGACAAATAAACGCTGCGAAAGTTTCCGGGGCCCACACCCAACCAGGGGTGATCTGCCAGCATCTGCAATGTCGCGACCCAGTATTCCAGCCGATATCGCAGTGATTTCGGGGCTTCTGTGATCACCTCCAGATCCAGCCCGCCTCTCCAGACCACCAGGCCGACCAGCAGAAGCATGGATCCTGTTCCAGCACCGAAGATCCACAACCACGATCTTGACGAAACACGCAGCTCGCCCACAGCTTTCCACTGGCTGACAAGTGGCCGCACAGCCAGCAGCAGCATCGTGACAGCCAGTGCCAGCACTGCCGTACGGGATTTCGTCAGCAGCAAGGTCCAGCCTCCCAATAGCCATGCCGACAGCAGAATCCAGGTGAACGGGCGGGAAAGATCTGGCCAGGACCACATCGTGCGCTGCTGAGTCACCTCTGGCCAGGCAAACAGACTCAATACCAGCAGAACCAGTAGGATAGCCGCAAATGTATTCGCCAAAGCGCAAAAGCCATAAGGTTCACTGCTGGTCAATCGTTGAAAGAACGCTCTGCGAGCATGCAGTTCTGTCGGGATGCCATCGCTTTCCAGCTTTTGCCTGAGCTGTGAAATCTTTGACTCATCTTCTGCGGATCGCTCCTGCAGACCCTCCAGTCGATCCAGTTCCTGTATCGCTTTGATATATCGACCGGAGATCGCAGGCAGGCCAATCTCATGCTGATACAGCCCCAGTACAGACATTGACAGTAATGTCGTGATCACAAACGGCCAGATCGCACTCAGGCTGATCACGTGGCCCGGTCGTTCCGGCAATCGAGGTGCCAGACGCCACAGCACGCAGGCTCCCATGGCCAGAGAAAAAAACTCAATCAGCAGATTGGCAGCCGCTCGTCGATCTCCCTGAGCCAGCCAGACGTGAATTGTCCCAGCCACCTGACCAGCAGTCAGCAGCAGCAATCCCCAGACAAACCCTGAACGCCAGGCACGCGAAGCAAGCTCTGTTTTAGGCAACAGGATCAGCAGCAGCGCCGATGTGGCCATCGACAGAATCGCCAGCCAGAGGGATTCCCCCATCACTGCGGCTTCAGGAGGTGTCCAGAACCTCGCAAAAAAAAGACTGGCGAGCAGCACGACCAGCCAACCCGCCACGCGCTCTTGCGATCGCGAAGGCTCAGCCAGCCCACCCGCATCCTGCACCATTCGCTGACCTGTCGAAGTTCCAGCCCGCCGGGTTTCAACAACAGGTTTCTTTCCTCTCGCAGACATCCACAACCATCCCGGAGGACGCCCCTTTTCCAGATCTGAGCGAACAGGAATCGCCTGCTCCCCGAACAACAGACTCTGGATCGAAAACGCCATCGTTCGCAAAGAAGGCATTTACCAGTTCCTTGCCGAAACATCGGTCGAAGTCCGATCCGAAGCGTGCGCATTCAATTCGCGGCCACTCGCTGAAACTTCAGTCACGCTTTGTGCAGGCCCAGCAGACGCCGACATCGCCACCACAGGGATTGTTCCCAAGGATGAACCAGCGATCGCAGGCCTTGGTGCCGATTCAAGAATGGCAATCATCGCGAGAATGCAAACCACAATCCCCAGGCATAATAGCGCCGCACCCCATGAATCGACCGAGCACAGCAAAAGACCAGCCAGCCCCGTCGTCAATGTCGCAAGATGCACCGTCAGTACGGCATGGACAGGTTTCAGCCCCAGCGCCACAAGTCGATGCGAAAAGTGCTTCTTGTCCGGCTGAAAAGGACTGCGCCCTTCCTTCAAACGAATACTGATTACCGACAGCAGATCGTAAAGTGGCACAGCCAGCACGCAAAGTGGTGCCAGAATCGTATGCGTCCGGCCATCTTCTACAGTGTAGAACGTCCCCAGGATCGTCATGCTCGCCAGCGAAAAGCCCAGAAAATAGCTACCGGCATCTCCCATAAAAATGCGGGCTGGTGACCAGTTGTGGCACAAAAAACCCAGCAGCGAGCCGCACAACAGCAGAAAATAGCCTCCGACCATCCAACGGGGATCATCAGCTCTCGAAAGCATCATACAGGCAAACACACCCGAAACGATGAAGCCAATCCCACCCGCCAGCCCATCCATGTTGTCCAGAAAGTTGATCGAGTTCACGAGCACCACAAACCACAACACACTGGCAATCGCCCCCAGCCAGAAACTCTCGACGAAAAAAGTCGCCCGCACTCCACAAGCCACCACAATGGCGGAAATCAGAAATTGCAGAAAGAGCCTGGGCTGCCATGGCAAAGGACGAAAATCATCAGCCAACCCCACCAGGCCCATGGCCAACGCTCCCAGAGTCACAGCCAATAGCTGAGGCAGACGGTACAGCACACTGCCATCAGCCGAGATCGTCTTCCCGGGAATTTTGACGGGCAACAGTTCCGGTGCAAAAAAGACAATCAGCAATGCTCCGGTCAGTGGAATCAGCACACCACACCACAGACCAATCCCGCCCCCCATGGGCTTGGGAACTAAATGAACTTTGCGAGCAGCAGGCTTATCGATCAGACCCAGCTGGGGAGCAATCCAGCGCATCGCACCGACGGCCGCGAATGAAACCCAGAATGAGGGAAGTACACAGGCACAGACAAACAGCAACATGCGAAGGGCACTTTGCGACGTGAGAGTCACCACACCAGTGAGTCCATGCACTGGCCCGGCAATCTCCATTGAGTGATCGACACGATAACAGATTATTCTCCCGCATCGCGACACTCCCCCGCAAGTGTGCAACTCACAGACAGGCCCACCATGCGGTCAAAGTGGCTCCTTGAACTCCTGCCGACCGGCCTCGATGGCGTGCCTTGAGGTTGTTCTATTCTGAGACTCATGGCCCCTTTTCGCTGTTGCAGAAAAACTCGAAAAAACGTTGGCAGAGACAGTCATTTCTCCCCGAAAGCTTTCGCCTTTCTCGTAGTAATTCTTATAGAGACGACTGCATGAGCAGCATCGAATGCTTCCAGCAGGAACGACAAGTGAACCTGGAATCATGCATCCGCGTCAAATCAGATACTTACAGTCCATGAGGTTCTTGTTTTGCATTATGGCGGACTGCCGGTTTTCACGATGACTTCAGTCGAATGAAACTTCTGCTGCCGGAAACTC is a window of Planctopirus limnophila DSM 3776 DNA encoding:
- a CDS encoding multiheme c-type cytochrome — translated: MPRHRRQRAISCPLGGQNRPAQSTSPKLGRVLWPCLLGLACLTTLLTGGAWVTRLVPSDAQLASRTSTQAVSSSSLPLQNSVLSVIPWNTTLAQAAQVPAGQLPSDTKSSEATSQSTSHTSEPPVAEDWPRPQAVLMLSAETNGYLEPCGCSLTQSGGMSRRLDLFQRLTKRGWPVAGLDAGGFVKRSRRQDQIKYEAILTALRSLNYQVIGLGPADLRLGADFLLTQQVADPEEVQKSLAISGANVTFFESPDLGTPLRTKTFKIGEVKACVVSVLGKSRRDDVAPAGVANNITFSDPDEEIRKAIEQFKGEKPHLLILLNNGTVDEAKEFARKFPAFQLIVTTGGPEDPQSKPVMEGRSWIIQPGQKGKYVSLVGYFPDDVKTPFRYELIDLDNRRFKATKPMENLMADYQKRLELEQISLTPELVIPHPSGRKFVGSKVCGDCHTKAYEKWEETGHAKATKSIIHGRGGIEGEYISRIYDPECINCHTTGWEAQQVLRYDSGYRDLETSAHLFGNGCENCHSPGSEHVRIENGGKATEEEQAAARLAMRVTLDQAKKTTCYQCHDGDNSPGFEFDKYWKEIAHPWRD
- a CDS encoding DUF1573 domain-containing protein, translated to MKPAAMAVCAFLTVMTLAAIAFFGRGTATLPVNVAQPVPETEIGPKVAKEGPQPKAVIPEVEYDFGKMEMGDEGSHVFIIKNEGEAPLEILARKEETTCSCTVGNVAGDGKLAPGQQTEVTLNWKIKLANPSFRHHAVIRTNDPGNRRIELTVVGKVENGLQLKPEGEWAMGQLKIGAPSEATGSIYSPLFDKFEITEVKTDLPTTQITWVPLTEEQLGERGAKSGYLLKATVSGDVPVGSYSDRVVLQTSLEKHKEVSFTIKATRPGPIDVIGRGWANESTALILGDFPAKDGKTAELSLFVRELEGDLELKSYETAHNAVEVALRKDDKYMGKGVQRYFLTVKVLPGLPADRQFKKSEKVILKLNHPLIPEYKFFVSYLSL
- a CDS encoding O-antigen ligase family protein, yielding MPSLRTMAFSIQSLLFGEQAIPVRSDLEKGRPPGWLWMSARGKKPVVETRRAGTSTGQRMVQDAGGLAEPSRSQERVAGWLVVLLASLFFARFWTPPEAAVMGESLWLAILSMATSALLLILLPKTELASRAWRSGFVWGLLLLTAGQVAGTIHVWLAQGDRRAAANLLIEFFSLAMGACVLWRLAPRLPERPGHVISLSAIWPFVITTLLSMSVLGLYQHEIGLPAISGRYIKAIQELDRLEGLQERSAEDESKISQLRQKLESDGIPTELHARRAFFQRLTSSEPYGFCALANTFAAILLVLLVLSLFAWPEVTQQRTMWSWPDLSRPFTWILLSAWLLGGWTLLLTKSRTAVLALAVTMLLLAVRPLVSQWKAVGELRVSSRSWLWIFGAGTGSMLLLVGLVVWRGGLDLEVITEAPKSLRYRLEYWVATLQMLADHPWLGVGPGNFRSVYLSYKLPSSSEEIADPHNMVLEAWSSGGVLSLAGLLVLAGTGLFALGKGLLNSSPVVNDQTSSERLFIQYSRAIHLPSNWPLWAGAGSLAIAWWGRFLLDGVFDDALIVFGVFWTGLYLIIDRWRLNSSMKSETADESPAAPQELRADRDARGFAHSWGDLAFPAAAFALGVNLLAAGGFGMAAILGLWLLLITLSTWPVGAVVTQMREPGEFQAVKAGFGEALISSIFRWGSRLLPGAMVLVMVLSIWGAWPVWMVSQGRIQMSARPASTRGAAIREMVKLAELDEWSPSLAETAGMAWFSNAESSTDWANGEKWMKSASQRDFHSYRPHEQLARAYFERAVSSPAERQNFAEKAVESFEEANRRYRSSSRLLAGAAEALALAGKRKEASIEANLALKQNELNRQLGHSDRVLPEEVVERLKRLQAEKLDEDPLNNGRVQ
- a CDS encoding MraY family glycosyltransferase — its product is MEIAGPVHGLTGVVTLTSQSALRMLLFVCACVLPSFWVSFAAVGAMRWIAPQLGLIDKPAARKVHLVPKPMGGGIGLWCGVLIPLTGALLIVFFAPELLPVKIPGKTISADGSVLYRLPQLLAVTLGALAMGLVGLADDFRPLPWQPRLFLQFLISAIVVACGVRATFFVESFWLGAIASVLWFVVLVNSINFLDNMDGLAGGIGFIVSGVFACMMLSRADDPRWMVGGYFLLLCGSLLGFLCHNWSPARIFMGDAGSYFLGFSLASMTILGTFYTVEDGRTHTILAPLCVLAVPLYDLLSVISIRLKEGRSPFQPDKKHFSHRLVALGLKPVHAVLTVHLATLTTGLAGLLLCSVDSWGAALLCLGIVVCILAMIAILESAPRPAIAGSSLGTIPVVAMSASAGPAQSVTEVSASGRELNAHASDRTSTDVSARNW